DNA from SAR324 cluster bacterium:
ATAGATGAGCGGGACTTGCTTGATCTTAAGTTCTCACCTGAGCCCCAAAAACTCACCGAAACAAGCTGATTTTTACGTGGGCGTATACGTGGGCAACAGCCGATTTTGATAGGGTAAATTGGAGTAAAAAGAAGGAACGAAGAGGGAGAAAAATCAGCCTCTAAGCCAGAGAAATCCAGGGATAGGGGTAGGTTGAAGTAAGATGAAGTAATTACAATTAAAGTTGTGAAATGGTGGAGGTGGCGAGAGTCGAACTCGCGTCCTGATATGCTTTCCCACGAAGCGCTACAAGCTTAGTCGAAACTTATCGTTTTCACAGTCGGTGTCGGCAATCGACCGCCTCACGACTGTACACTTCCATTTGATCTCATCTGACCGTCAGAAGCCCAGCCAGACCAGCCCAAGTAAAGGGTTACACCTCAACGGAGGCCCTCGGGCCTACCTCCGCGAGACGCCTACTCAGGCAGCGATTGCTGCGTGAGCCGGAGCGTAGTCGCTGTTGTTTGCAGCTATAATTTTGATGACCGTATTTACGTGGACGTTCATCACCCACGGCTTGCTCTCAGTGAGTTCCACACCCAGTCGAATACCGGGACACCCCCACAACAGACTTCTTAGGCTAGCAGCTTTGTGGATTTGTGCCACTGAAATCATCCAGCTTGTGCGGAAGGGAATCGTCCTTGTTCCTTGGTCAGTGCTGCAGTGAACCTGGGCTCGAGTGGTGTTGTGCAAGTCCCCCAGACCCTTTGGGGCCTTGGTGTTCTACCCAACAGAGCACCACGACTTGTGTAGCAATCGTGGCTAGGAGGCTACCTCCTGCAGCGCCTGCACGACGTACTGGGGCAGGGCGAAAGCTCCCTGGTGAATCGCCGGATTGTAGTAGCGAGTCTGCAGCTTTGCAACTTGGAAGCGTTCTGCCAACGTGCTCAGGGGCACTTGACGATATGCCGGGTTGTCGCTGCCCCAGGCAAAGGTCATGATGCCCCCGACATAGGTCGGTACCGCTGCACCATAGAAGGTGGCATCGGCAAAGATGGGCCGCAGGCGCTGGTAAGTGTCACGTACCTCCTGGAGCTGCATGTAGCAGACACCGTTCTGGGTTGCCAGGATTCCTCCCGGCTTGAGGCAGTGATGGCAGTTGGCATAGAAACCCTTGGTGAACAAGGCTTCTCCTGGACCTACGGGATCGGTGGAATCGGAGATGATCACGTCAAAACCAAGTGAGGTCTCCTGGACAAACTGCAGGCCATCGGCAATCACGATCTCTACCCGTGGATCCTGAAAGGCCCCCTGGGAATGCTGTGGCAGGAAACGCTCCGACATCTCGATCACGGCCTGGTCGATCTCCACCTGCACGACTCGCTTGACGTTCGGATGTCGCACCACTTCTCGCAACATGCCTCCGTCTCCCCCTCCGATGATCAGCACCTCCATGGCTTGACCATGCGCCAACAGTGGCACATGGGCCATCATCTCGTGATAGATGAACTCATCAGCCTCGGTTGTCTGGACCACACCATCCAGGGCCATCACTCGACCGAAGCAGGGGTTTTGGAAGATA
Protein-coding regions in this window:
- the speE gene encoding polyamine aminopropyltransferase — protein: METFSEKLYKGYSQHLEITEVLFEQRTEHQHLIIFQNPCFGRVMALDGVVQTTEADEFIYHEMMAHVPLLAHGQAMEVLIIGGGDGGMLREVVRHPNVKRVVQVEIDQAVIEMSERFLPQHSQGAFQDPRVEIVIADGLQFVQETSLGFDVIISDSTDPVGPGEALFTKGFYANCHHCLKPGGILATQNGVCYMQLQEVRDTYQRLRPIFADATFYGAAVPTYVGGIMTFAWGSDNPAYRQVPLSTLAERFQVAKLQTRYYNPAIHQGAFALPQYVVQALQEVAS